The region TCTTTGAAGTTTTAATTGAATCTTTTGCTATTCGAATGTCTTGCAGTGACTTTTGTAAATTAAAAAATTGATTTTGAGCTTCTAAAACTAAGTCACGCATTTTAATAGTATAAGCAATTCTTTGACGTTCAAATTCATCTCTAGCTGCGGCAATTTGAGGAATTCTTGCAGGATTAATGACATCCCATTTTAATGTTGCCTTCAAGCTTGCTTTTAGTTGGTTGCTTGATGTATTCGTAGATAATTTATTAAATGTATTACCTTTAAGATATTGAGGAAAACCTGTACTTGAGATGTCAAGATTAGGATACCAAGCAGATACTTCACTTTTTAATAAGTATCTTGTTTCTTCTATCCTTTTACGCATTATTTTAAGTTCATAACTATTTGCTTTAATTAGATCCTCTAAATCCTCTAATTTAATTACTTTATTATTTAGAATTTTAAATTTCTCTAGTGATTTTCTTACTTTTTTTGACCTATCGCTGCTAGCAATTTTTACTTTTTCTATTTGACCAATTAATTTGTGTTTACTATCTTTAATTCTTGCAGATGACGATAGAGTTTCATGATTTTTGATTGAATAATCACCTGAAGATGCCAATCCGACATCCAGCATAATATTAGCTAGTGTAATGCCAATAAATACTTTAAAATAAATATTTTTCAAAGGACTAAAGTTTATATTAGCTATCATTTTCTTGTTCTCCAATCAGATGCTCTACAAAGTCGTCTGGACCTAATATAATTTTTATTGGAATCTTTAGATTATTGGCTACTTCTTCAACAGTGACATCATCTAGAAATTTTAATTCATCATGTTTCAACATTACTGATGGCAGTAGAAGTTCATCCCCAAGCTCTTTATTTTTTAGTCCATTAATTATATCTTGACCAGTTAGTAACCCAGTGACGACTTTCTCTTTGCCCCAATATGGGCTAGCTAGTCCAAAAACTTTGAGTGAAAGACCCTCAATTCTATTCATTCTTAAGGATATAGGGCTGAGAGCTTGCTCAACTAGTTTACCTACCACCCAACTACATGTTTTTTTCTTTGAAATTTTTTTGGGTAGATGTTGGGTAACTATATCCATGGCTTCTAGAAATGACCTGATGCTTCCTACTCCATTTTCTTCTTGCGGAAGATCTTCATAAGCCACCCTATGAGGAAGTTGTTTGTTTGCTATTAAATACCATTCATCAGAGAGCCATGCAAACCGACTTCCAATTTTAGATTGGAAGTCGGTTTGCATTCTCTCCACTAAACTAATGACTTTCTTTGCGCATTCTTCATTTACGGGTTGCAATCCATCTTGATCTGGCCTGAAGCGTGTAAGACCTACTGGAACCACTGCGGTTGAAATAATAGCCGGCCATGTTCCCTGCGCATATTGGAATAGATCATTAATTGTTTTGGCGAGATTTTTACCATCATTAATCCCAGGGCATACAACTATTTGGGCATGCAATTGAAGTTTTTTTTCTGCAAACCATTTAATTTGTTCCATTATTAATCCTGCTTTATCGTTTTTTAATAATTGACTACGTAATTTTGAATCAGTGGCATGAACTGATACAAATAAAGGAGATAGTCGTTGTGCTTCAATCCTTTCCCAATCCTTTGGCATTAAATTAGTTAGCGTCAAATATGAGCCATAAAGAAAACTCATACGGTAGTCATCATCTTTTACATAAAGAGTTTGCCTGCGTCCTGCGGGCTGTTGATCTATAAAGCAAAACGAACAATTGTTATTGCATTGTTTGAGACCATCAAACAATGCTTCTGTAAAAATTAGTCCTAAATCATCATCCAAATTTTTTTCGAGTTGAATATTATGCCTTTCGCCATTCTTATCTAAGACTTCAAGTTCTAATTCCTCTTCTGCAATTAAATATTTGTAATCAATCAGGTCTCGAGGCTTTACTCCATTAATTGTTAGCAATTGATCTCCAGCCTCAAACCCTAGATCCTCTCCGATTGACCCTGGATCTACAATTTTGATTAATGCTGGGTCTGGCTTGTAGCCCTTAGTTACCTCGGTTAAAGAAGGTATTGCAGAATTTGGAGAAGGTTCCTTCCACACAGATTAGAGAATTGTTCTTTTAGTTTGCTATCAAATTGTATTATTTTTCCATTTCGAATAGAAAAATTTTTAAGGCCTCCACAAATGGAGAAGCTTGTAGTTTTTTAATCTTATAAGTAATTTGATACATGCGAAAAAGTAAAATCTTTAGATATTTAATTTAATTGCTTTTTAATTTCTTGTGCTGACAGGCTTACTTTGTAAACCTCTGCTTACTATCAACAATTTGAATTGATTTAATCCTGAGCTACTTCTTTTCCACTAAAGACTCCTCTGATTTATCTGAGGGATATTTATCTAGGCCCAGAACCTTGAGATTCTGGGCTAGTGCCCTTGTGGTGTTGCCTGTGTTTCTTCAGGCACCTTGGGTCCACTTTTATCCTTTGTCAGCACTTTTATTTACCTTTGTATTATTAGGATTAGGAATTTCATTAGTTGTATTTTCTGATGATCAATGGGGTCGACTGGGGTCTCTTCTTGTAGGAGTAAGTGGAAGTTGGCTTGGCGGCTGTTTGTTTTGGGGATGGTTGAGA is a window of Prochlorococcus marinus subsp. marinus str. CCMP1375 DNA encoding:
- a CDS encoding TIGR03279 family radical SAM protein produces the protein MWKEPSPNSAIPSLTEVTKGYKPDPALIKIVDPGSIGEDLGFEAGDQLLTINGVKPRDLIDYKYLIAEEELELEVLDKNGERHNIQLEKNLDDDLGLIFTEALFDGLKQCNNNCSFCFIDQQPAGRRQTLYVKDDDYRMSFLYGSYLTLTNLMPKDWERIEAQRLSPLFVSVHATDSKLRSQLLKNDKAGLIMEQIKWFAEKKLQLHAQIVVCPGINDGKNLAKTINDLFQYAQGTWPAIISTAVVPVGLTRFRPDQDGLQPVNEECAKKVISLVERMQTDFQSKIGSRFAWLSDEWYLIANKQLPHRVAYEDLPQEENGVGSIRSFLEAMDIVTQHLPKKISKKKTCSWVVGKLVEQALSPISLRMNRIEGLSLKVFGLASPYWGKEKVVTGLLTGQDIINGLKNKELGDELLLPSVMLKHDELKFLDDVTVEEVANNLKIPIKIILGPDDFVEHLIGEQENDS